A region from the Triticum aestivum cultivar Chinese Spring chromosome 3D, IWGSC CS RefSeq v2.1, whole genome shotgun sequence genome encodes:
- the LOC123078105 gene encoding uncharacterized protein, whose amino-acid sequence MAEHAAPELPKRCHHCAGPLSKDMETSSWTVTPLVRDSFSMIGSAVGGTAGAFYAFNHAMPVVRRYIKGPMWMHFLVGAPPVVVFSSACAGLAAGTIPALAQLVSSSCHAAMSSPSFARPASRDDMHKSRGSSPL is encoded by the exons ATGGCGGAGCACGCCGCCCCGGAGCTACCCAAGAGGTGCCACCACTGCGCAGGGCCCCTCTCCAAGGACATG GAAACTAGCAGCTGGACCGTCACTCCATTGGTTCGAGATAGCTTCTCAATG ATTGGTTCCGCTGTTGGGGGCACTGCAGGCGCATTTTATGCATTTAATCATG CTATGCCTGTTGTTCGGCGTTACATAAAAGGGCCAATGTGGATGCATTTTCTTGTTGGT GCCCCTCCAGTTGTTGTATTCTCTTCTGCATGTGCTGGATTAGCAG CTGGTACAATACCAGCCCTTGCACAACTGGTTTCGTCGTCCTGTCATGCCGCCATGTCATCGCCCTCGTTCGCCCGCCCTGcttctcgcgatgacatgcacaaGAGCAGAGGCTCCTCGCCATTGTAA
- the LOC123078106 gene encoding protein PHYTOCHROME KINASE SUBSTRATE 4, whose protein sequence is MDRYRVAPARPVFLSGHLQPAAATRRSGGAERELDIFTADRYFNAADAVKYSAAAVHADDPPRQLPVAAVDAAASQSSLTAASSEVSWNSRSGLLASNQSPSAARQHDKGYGGGVNGVVVLDTRDDRYHRGGKKPAAAGFGQRWGIFSRDCPCAGRKAVTVDVASEPTTPRVHARFDAREESAVFKANGLPPPSTNDEPGVMKIFTTGSCAFPLRANNNILAPATDHGTSASFPAFPPDVGRRVVSSGGFTFPVISPSKAISSSVVDEPPRESLEVFRPIDEDSVVLVDPPPPLAAAAFLRAPAVVSAMDDDAMSDASSDLFDLESFAASSSYPTTYRGRSSRRNSGDDDLEYATAAAEPALSECMYAPSEASVVWSVATAEGVAYDTGSVANFSSAASACGVDEFRFVPPGSAAGHDGFTAAMSRSAGRKKGGGFLDSCRCEKAVSVGPTPVRVARPPAVPAKTAMGPESGGVARYHNRRVHMPVRS, encoded by the coding sequence ATGGACCGCTACAGAGTGGCGCCGGCGCGGCCTGTCTTCCTCTCCGGCCACCTGCAGCCCGCGGCTGCCACCCGGCGCTCGGGCGGCGCCGAGCGGGAGCTCGACATCTTCACGGCCGATCGCTACTTCAACGCCGCGGACGCCGTCAAGTACAGCGCCGCCGCGGTCCATGCGGACGACCCGCCGCGCCAGCTGCCCGTCGCTGCCGTGGATGCGGCGGCAAGCCAGAGCAGCCTCACCGCGGCGTCGTCCGAGGTGAGCTGGAACAGCCGCTCCGGGCTGCTCGCCAGCAACCAGTCGCCGTCGGCGGCTAGGCAGCACGACAAGGGCTATGGCGGTGGCGTCAACGGCGTCGTCGTCCTAGATACGAGGGACGATCGGTATCACCGCGGCGGCAAGAAGCCTGCCGCCGCCGGCTTCGGGCAGCGCTGGGGGATCTTCAGCCGGGACTGCCCCTGCGCCGGCAGGAAGGCCGTCACCGTCGACGTCGCCTCCGAGCCGACCACCCCGAGGGTCCACGCGAGGTTCGACGCCAGGGAGGAGAGCGCCGTCTTTAAGGCCAACGGGCTGCCTCCTCCGTCTACAAACGACGAGCCCGGCGTGATGAAGATTTTTACGACGGGGAGCTGCGCGTTCCCGCTTCGCGCCAACAACAACATCCTCGCTCCGGCTACAGATCATGGGACCAGCGCTTCTTTCCCCGCATTCCCGCCCGACGTAGGCCGCCGCGTGGTGAGCTCTGGCGGATTCACCTTCCCGGTGATCAGCCCGTCCAAGGCCATCAGCAGCAGCGTCGTCGACGAGCCGCCGCGCGAGTCGCTGGAGGTGTTCCGTCCCATCGACGAGGACTCGGTGGTGCTCGTGGACCCGCCGCCACCCCTAGCCGCGGCCGCTTTTCTGCGCGCGCCGGCGGTAGTGTCGGCCATGGACGACGACGCGATGAGCGACGCGAGCTCCGACCTGTTCGACCTGGAGAGCTTCGCGGCGTCATCGTCGTACCCGACCACGTACCGTGGTCGCAGTAGCCGGCGCAACTCGGGGGACGACGACCTGGAGTACGCCACCGCGGCCGCGGAGCCAGCGCTGAGCGAGTGCATGTACGCGCCGAGCGAGGCGAGCGTGGTGTGGAGCGTGGCCACGGCCGAGGGCGTGGCCTACGACACCGGCAGCGTGGCCAACTTCTCGAGCGCGGCGTCCGCGTGCGGCGTCGACGAGTTCCGGTTCGTCCCGCCCGGGTCCGCCGCCGGCCACGACGGCTTCACCGCCGCCATGTCCCGAAGCGCCGGCCGCAAGAAAGGCGGCGGGTTCTTGGACAGCTGCCGGTGCGAGAAGGCCGTGAGCGTCGGGCCGACCCCGGTCCGTGTGGCCCGCCCGCCGGCGGTCCCGGCCAAGACGGCGATGGGGCCTGAAAGCGGCGGCGTCGCGCGCTACCACAACCGCCGCGTCCACATGCCGGTTCGGTCGTGA